The region tGAGCTGGCACCCGGCGTGGGTGCTGGGGCCTATCCCTGTTGAACACTGCTTTCTTCAGAAGTTGCCTTGAATGCACCCCTAAAGGACAGGGCTCAAGGTGGGCAGTCCCCAGGGCTCTGGGTATAGTGGGAAGTATGTAACTTTGTCTCCCTTTCTCCCAGCCAGGCTCAGCCTCAGGAGGTGTGTGAGTGGGTTGGTGGGAAGGGTTGGCCTGCTTCATGCTCCCTGGGTGTTCTGGGCCTTGTGACAACAGGTAGACTGCACAGGAGTGTGGTGGGGCCTCACCTGGCTTGGCTGCTGCCTGGGGAGGGGCCTTGATCCCAGCTGGCTTTGCTTCTGGGGCTGTAAGAAAATCAAATGATGTCTACAATCTCTGGGGTAAGGGGCCCCTTGGTCCGGAAGCCAAAGTCACTACCAAATGGGGGAAGCCTCCTTTCCCAGCAAGAAGAGCTTGTATTAAGGGGTAGGaggaacaggaagtgaaagaacCTGAGTGGGTTGGGAGGAGGGTGTAGGCAGGATACTAGAGAAGCCCTGGGGGTCTGGACCTCTGCGGaacgtgggggtgggggtggggcacgcTCACCCTTGCGCATGGTCTCCTGCAGCTGCTCTGCCACCTCCTGCATGCCCATGTCACGGAGCACGAGCGCCGTGAGCTCGGCGCCATATGGCTCCAGATAGTAGCTGACCAGCTTGTCGGTGAGGTCCATGGCATCCATGGGCAGAAGTGTTCCCCGCGGGATGCGCCCATAGCCGTCGCGCAGCGGCACCGAGAGCAGCTTCATCTTGAACTTCTTGAGCTCGTCGGCGGTCAGGCTCTCCAGCGCGTCTAGGATGGCATCGCGCGTGCACCCCATGGCTCTGGGATCCCCGCTGCTGCCTCTCCCCCGGGTGTCTGCCGAGCGGGAAGTCTGCTCCAGGGCGGGACCTGCAACTCCCCGCCTTCTATGAACTCTCAACTTTGTCCCAGCCCATTGCCCTGGGGTGTACCCCCTTCGTTTCCATCCACTCCTGGCCATCGGGGGGCGCCCAGATCACTTTCTTCGGCGGGTCCGGGAGGTGGGACCCAAGAGACCAGGTGGAAAAGGGCTTGTGGGTGG is a window of Vicugna pacos chromosome 18, VicPac4, whole genome shotgun sequence DNA encoding:
- the LOC102532249 gene encoding apoptosis-associated speck-like protein containing a CARD isoform X1, coding for MGCTRDAILDALESLTADELKKFKMKLLSVPLRDGYGRIPRGTLLPMDAMDLTDKLVSYYLEPYGAELTALVLRDMGMQEVAEQLQETMRKAPEAKPAGIKAPPQAAAKPAPHFVDQHRAALIARVTDVDGVLDSLYGKVLTEDQYQAVRAEHTNPTKMRKLFSFAPAWNTTCKDLLLQSLRDTQPYLVDDLERS
- the LOC102532249 gene encoding apoptosis-associated speck-like protein containing a CARD isoform X2; this translates as MGCTRDAILDALESLTADELKKFKMKLLSVPLRDGYGRIPRGTLLPMDAMDLTDKLVSYYLEPYGAELTALVLRDMGMQEVAEQLQETMRKAPHFVDQHRAALIARVTDVDGVLDSLYGKVLTEDQYQAVRAEHTNPTKMRKLFSFAPAWNTTCKDLLLQSLRDTQPYLVDDLERS